The Aquila chrysaetos chrysaetos chromosome 6, bAquChr1.4, whole genome shotgun sequence genome window below encodes:
- the STAT1 gene encoding signal transducer and activator of transcription 1-alpha/beta isoform X2, producing MTQWYQLQQLDSKFLEQVHQLYDDSFPMEIRQYLAQWLENQDWEHAANNVSFATVLFHDLLSQLDDQFSRFLIENNFLLQHNIRKSKRNLQDNFQEDPIHMAMIIYSCLKEERKILNSAQLSNQMEVGSIQNTVIGMLDKQKELDAKVKAVKNSVIDVEQDIKTLEDMQDEYDFKCKTLQNRELESNGVSQEEFKKEQMNLKKMFLSLDLKRKEVVNKIVQLLNTTEHTQSALINEELVEWKHRQQTACIGGPPNACLDQLQNWFTIVAESLQQVRQQLKKLEELEQKFTYDPDPITKNKQVLQDRTYSLFKQLIQSSFVVERQPCMPTHPQRPLVLKTGVQFTVKLRLLVKLQELNYNLKVKVLFDKDVSEKNSVKGFRKFNILGTNTKVMNMEESTNGSLAAEFRHLQLKEQKNAGSRTNEGPLIVTEELHSLSFETQLCQPGLVIDLETTSLPIVVISNVSQLPSGWASILWFNMLSTDPKNLSFFLNPPYAKWSKLSEVLSWQFSSVTKRGLNADQLNMLGEKLLGPTSGGSHDGLIPWTRFCKENINDKNFPFWLWIEGILELIKKHLLCLWNDGCIMGFISKEKERALLKDQSPGTFLLRFSESSREGAITFTWVEGSQNEPQFHSVEPYTKKELSAVTFPDIIRNYKVMAAENIPENPLRFLYPDIPKDNAFGKYYSRPKEAPEPMDLDGPKGNGYIKTELISVSEVHPSRLQSPENLLPMSPEEFDEVSRMVGPAEIDTVMCSAYST from the exons ATGACTCAGTGGTACCAGCTACAGCAACTTGATTCCAAGTTTCTGGAGCAAGTTCACCAGCTATACGATGACAGCTTTCCTATGGAAATCAGGCAGTACCTGGCACAGTGGCTGGAGAATCAGGATTG GGAACATGCAGCCAACAACGTATCTTTTGCTACGGTGTTATTCCATGACCTGCTGTCACAGCTGGATGATCAATTCAGTAGATTCTTGAtagaaaacaactttttacTGCAACACAACATAAGGAAGAGCAAACGTAATCTTCAG GATAACTTCCAAGAAGACCCGATACACATGGCAATGATCATCTACAGCTGtctgaaagaagagaggaaaatactgAACAGTGCCCAGTTGTCAAATCAG ATGGAAGTGGGGAGCATACAGAACACTGTGATTGGGATGCTGGACAAACAGAAGGAGCTTGATGCAAAAGTTAAGGCTGTAAAAAACAGTGTTATA GATGTGGAGCAAGACATCAAGACATTAGAGGATATGCAAGATGAATATGACTTTAAATGTAAAACCTTGCAGAACAGAG AGCTTGAGTCCAATGGTGTGTCGCAGGAGGAATTCAAGAAAGAACAGATGAATCTCAAGAAGATGTTTTTATCACTTGACCTAAAGAGAAAG GAAGTGGTGAACAAGATAGTACAGCTGCTGAACACCACAGAGCACACACAGAGTGCTCTTATTAATGAGGAACTGGTGGAGTGGAAACACAGGCAACAGACTGCATGCATTGGTGGCCCACCCAACGCCTGTCTTGACCAGCTACAGAACTG GTTCACCATTGTTGCCGAAAGTCTACAGCAAGTTCGTCAGCAGCTCAAAAAGCTTGAGGAACTGGAACAGAAGTTTACCTATGACCCTGATCCcatcacaaaaaataaacaagttctGCAGGACCGAACATACAGTCTTTTCAAACAACTCATCCAGAG CTCCTTTGTGGTAGAGAGGCAGCCTTGCATGCCAACACATCCTCAGAGGCCATTAGTCCTGAAGACAGGAGTACAGTTTACTGTAAAGCTGAG ATTGCTGGTGAAATTGCAGGAGTTGAACTACAACTTGAAAGTGAAAGTTTTATTTGATAA AGATGTAAGTGAGAAGAACTCCGTCAAAGG GTTCAGgaaatttaatattttgggaACAAACACAAAAGTAATGAACATGGAAGAATCTACTAATGGAAGTCTAGCAGCAGAATTCAGGCACTTg caactgaaagaacagaaaaatgcaggaagCAGAACAAATGAG gGTCCTCTCATTGTAACTGAAGAGCTTCACTCTCTGAGTTTTGAGACgcagctgtgccagcctggCTTGGTAATAGACCTAGAG ACCACCTCCCTTCCCATTGTTGTGATCTCAAACGTGAGCCAGCTTCCAAGTGGATGGGCTTCTATCTTATGGTTCAACATGCTGTCTACTGATCCCaag AATTTGTCCTTCTTTCTGAATCCACCTTATGCAAAGTGGTCTAAACTTTCTGAAGTTCTGAGTTGgcagttttcttctgtaacaAAGAGAGGACTTAATGCAGATCAGCTGAACATGTTGGGGGAGAAGCTACTTG GACCAACAAGCGGAGGATCTCACGATGGCCTTATTCCTTGGACAAGATTCTGCAAG gaaaatataaatgataaaaatttcCCCTTTTGGCTGTGGATTGAGGGAATCCTGGAGCTTATTAAGAAACACCTCCTGTGTCTCTGGAATGATGG CTGCATCATGGGTTTCATCAGTAAAGAGAAAGAACGTGCTTTATTGAAGGACCAGAGCCCAGGAACATTTTTACTAAGATTcagtgaaagcagcagagagggagcaATCACATTTACTTGGGTAGAAGGATCTCAAAACG AGCCCCAGTTCCATTCGGTGGAACCATACACCAAGAAGGAGCTCTCTGCTGTTACTTTCCCTGATATCATTCGCAACTACAAAGTGATGGCAGCTGAAAACATTCCAGAAAATCCACTGAGATTTCTGTACCCAGATATACCTAAAGACAATGCCTTTGGCAAATACTACTCCAGGCCTAAGGAGG cACCAGAGCCTATGGATTTGGATGGTCCCAAGGGAAATGGCTACATCAAGACTGAGTTAATCTCTGTATCTGAAGT CCACCCTTCCAGGCTCCAGTCTCCAGAAAATCTACTCCCCATGTCTCCTGAAGAATTTGATGAGGTTTCTCGGATGGTGGGCCCAGCAGAGATTGACACTGTG ATGTGTTCAGCATACTCAACTTAA
- the STAT1 gene encoding signal transducer and activator of transcription 1-alpha/beta isoform X1 translates to MTQWYQLQQLDSKFLEQVHQLYDDSFPMEIRQYLAQWLENQDWEHAANNVSFATVLFHDLLSQLDDQFSRFLIENNFLLQHNIRKSKRNLQDNFQEDPIHMAMIIYSCLKEERKILNSAQLSNQMEVGSIQNTVIGMLDKQKELDAKVKAVKNSVIDVEQDIKTLEDMQDEYDFKCKTLQNRELESNGVSQEEFKKEQMNLKKMFLSLDLKRKEVVNKIVQLLNTTEHTQSALINEELVEWKHRQQTACIGGPPNACLDQLQNWFTIVAESLQQVRQQLKKLEELEQKFTYDPDPITKNKQVLQDRTYSLFKQLIQSSFVVERQPCMPTHPQRPLVLKTGVQFTVKLRLLVKLQELNYNLKVKVLFDKDVSEKNSVKGFRKFNILGTNTKVMNMEESTNGSLAAEFRHLQLKEQKNAGSRTNEGPLIVTEELHSLSFETQLCQPGLVIDLETTSLPIVVISNVSQLPSGWASILWFNMLSTDPKNLSFFLNPPYAKWSKLSEVLSWQFSSVTKRGLNADQLNMLGEKLLGPTSGGSHDGLIPWTRFCKENINDKNFPFWLWIEGILELIKKHLLCLWNDGCIMGFISKEKERALLKDQSPGTFLLRFSESSREGAITFTWVEGSQNEPQFHSVEPYTKKELSAVTFPDIIRNYKVMAAENIPENPLRFLYPDIPKDNAFGKYYSRPKEAPEPMDLDGPKGNGYIKTELISVSEVHPSRLQSPENLLPMSPEEFDEVSRMVGPAEIDTVVCIIKQPFARGLSWNLIFSFFSPFKRTSDT, encoded by the exons ATGACTCAGTGGTACCAGCTACAGCAACTTGATTCCAAGTTTCTGGAGCAAGTTCACCAGCTATACGATGACAGCTTTCCTATGGAAATCAGGCAGTACCTGGCACAGTGGCTGGAGAATCAGGATTG GGAACATGCAGCCAACAACGTATCTTTTGCTACGGTGTTATTCCATGACCTGCTGTCACAGCTGGATGATCAATTCAGTAGATTCTTGAtagaaaacaactttttacTGCAACACAACATAAGGAAGAGCAAACGTAATCTTCAG GATAACTTCCAAGAAGACCCGATACACATGGCAATGATCATCTACAGCTGtctgaaagaagagaggaaaatactgAACAGTGCCCAGTTGTCAAATCAG ATGGAAGTGGGGAGCATACAGAACACTGTGATTGGGATGCTGGACAAACAGAAGGAGCTTGATGCAAAAGTTAAGGCTGTAAAAAACAGTGTTATA GATGTGGAGCAAGACATCAAGACATTAGAGGATATGCAAGATGAATATGACTTTAAATGTAAAACCTTGCAGAACAGAG AGCTTGAGTCCAATGGTGTGTCGCAGGAGGAATTCAAGAAAGAACAGATGAATCTCAAGAAGATGTTTTTATCACTTGACCTAAAGAGAAAG GAAGTGGTGAACAAGATAGTACAGCTGCTGAACACCACAGAGCACACACAGAGTGCTCTTATTAATGAGGAACTGGTGGAGTGGAAACACAGGCAACAGACTGCATGCATTGGTGGCCCACCCAACGCCTGTCTTGACCAGCTACAGAACTG GTTCACCATTGTTGCCGAAAGTCTACAGCAAGTTCGTCAGCAGCTCAAAAAGCTTGAGGAACTGGAACAGAAGTTTACCTATGACCCTGATCCcatcacaaaaaataaacaagttctGCAGGACCGAACATACAGTCTTTTCAAACAACTCATCCAGAG CTCCTTTGTGGTAGAGAGGCAGCCTTGCATGCCAACACATCCTCAGAGGCCATTAGTCCTGAAGACAGGAGTACAGTTTACTGTAAAGCTGAG ATTGCTGGTGAAATTGCAGGAGTTGAACTACAACTTGAAAGTGAAAGTTTTATTTGATAA AGATGTAAGTGAGAAGAACTCCGTCAAAGG GTTCAGgaaatttaatattttgggaACAAACACAAAAGTAATGAACATGGAAGAATCTACTAATGGAAGTCTAGCAGCAGAATTCAGGCACTTg caactgaaagaacagaaaaatgcaggaagCAGAACAAATGAG gGTCCTCTCATTGTAACTGAAGAGCTTCACTCTCTGAGTTTTGAGACgcagctgtgccagcctggCTTGGTAATAGACCTAGAG ACCACCTCCCTTCCCATTGTTGTGATCTCAAACGTGAGCCAGCTTCCAAGTGGATGGGCTTCTATCTTATGGTTCAACATGCTGTCTACTGATCCCaag AATTTGTCCTTCTTTCTGAATCCACCTTATGCAAAGTGGTCTAAACTTTCTGAAGTTCTGAGTTGgcagttttcttctgtaacaAAGAGAGGACTTAATGCAGATCAGCTGAACATGTTGGGGGAGAAGCTACTTG GACCAACAAGCGGAGGATCTCACGATGGCCTTATTCCTTGGACAAGATTCTGCAAG gaaaatataaatgataaaaatttcCCCTTTTGGCTGTGGATTGAGGGAATCCTGGAGCTTATTAAGAAACACCTCCTGTGTCTCTGGAATGATGG CTGCATCATGGGTTTCATCAGTAAAGAGAAAGAACGTGCTTTATTGAAGGACCAGAGCCCAGGAACATTTTTACTAAGATTcagtgaaagcagcagagagggagcaATCACATTTACTTGGGTAGAAGGATCTCAAAACG AGCCCCAGTTCCATTCGGTGGAACCATACACCAAGAAGGAGCTCTCTGCTGTTACTTTCCCTGATATCATTCGCAACTACAAAGTGATGGCAGCTGAAAACATTCCAGAAAATCCACTGAGATTTCTGTACCCAGATATACCTAAAGACAATGCCTTTGGCAAATACTACTCCAGGCCTAAGGAGG cACCAGAGCCTATGGATTTGGATGGTCCCAAGGGAAATGGCTACATCAAGACTGAGTTAATCTCTGTATCTGAAGT CCACCCTTCCAGGCTCCAGTCTCCAGAAAATCTACTCCCCATGTCTCCTGAAGAATTTGATGAGGTTTCTCGGATGGTGGGCCCAGCAGAGATTGACACTGTGGTATGTATCATAAAACAACCTTTTGCAAGAGGGTTGAGCTGgaacttaattttttcctttttttcccccttcaaacGTACATCAGACACTTAA
- the STAT1 gene encoding signal transducer and activator of transcription 1-alpha/beta isoform X3, translating into MTQWYQLQQLDSKFLEQVHQLYDDSFPMEIRQYLAQWLENQDWEHAANNVSFATVLFHDLLSQLDDQFSRFLIENNFLLQHNIRKSKRNLQDNFQEDPIHMAMIIYSCLKEERKILNSAQLSNQMEVGSIQNTVIGMLDKQKELDAKVKAVKNSVIDVEQDIKTLEDMQDEYDFKCKTLQNRELESNGVSQEEFKKEQMNLKKMFLSLDLKRKEVVNKIVQLLNTTEHTQSALINEELVEWKHRQQTACIGGPPNACLDQLQNWFTIVAESLQQVRQQLKKLEELEQKFTYDPDPITKNKQVLQDRTYSLFKQLIQSSFVVERQPCMPTHPQRPLVLKTGVQFTVKLRLLVKLQELNYNLKVKVLFDKDVSEKNSVKGFRKFNILGTNTKVMNMEESTNGSLAAEFRHLQLKEQKNAGSRTNEGPLIVTEELHSLSFETQLCQPGLVIDLETTSLPIVVISNVSQLPSGWASILWFNMLSTDPKNLSFFLNPPYAKWSKLSEVLSWQFSSVTKRGLNADQLNMLGEKLLGPTSGGSHDGLIPWTRFCKENINDKNFPFWLWIEGILELIKKHLLCLWNDGCIMGFISKEKERALLKDQSPGTFLLRFSESSREGAITFTWVEGSQNEPQFHSVEPYTKKELSAVTFPDIIRNYKVMAAENIPENPLRFLYPDIPKDNAFGKYYSRPKEAPEPMDLDGPKGNGYIKTELISVSEVI; encoded by the exons ATGACTCAGTGGTACCAGCTACAGCAACTTGATTCCAAGTTTCTGGAGCAAGTTCACCAGCTATACGATGACAGCTTTCCTATGGAAATCAGGCAGTACCTGGCACAGTGGCTGGAGAATCAGGATTG GGAACATGCAGCCAACAACGTATCTTTTGCTACGGTGTTATTCCATGACCTGCTGTCACAGCTGGATGATCAATTCAGTAGATTCTTGAtagaaaacaactttttacTGCAACACAACATAAGGAAGAGCAAACGTAATCTTCAG GATAACTTCCAAGAAGACCCGATACACATGGCAATGATCATCTACAGCTGtctgaaagaagagaggaaaatactgAACAGTGCCCAGTTGTCAAATCAG ATGGAAGTGGGGAGCATACAGAACACTGTGATTGGGATGCTGGACAAACAGAAGGAGCTTGATGCAAAAGTTAAGGCTGTAAAAAACAGTGTTATA GATGTGGAGCAAGACATCAAGACATTAGAGGATATGCAAGATGAATATGACTTTAAATGTAAAACCTTGCAGAACAGAG AGCTTGAGTCCAATGGTGTGTCGCAGGAGGAATTCAAGAAAGAACAGATGAATCTCAAGAAGATGTTTTTATCACTTGACCTAAAGAGAAAG GAAGTGGTGAACAAGATAGTACAGCTGCTGAACACCACAGAGCACACACAGAGTGCTCTTATTAATGAGGAACTGGTGGAGTGGAAACACAGGCAACAGACTGCATGCATTGGTGGCCCACCCAACGCCTGTCTTGACCAGCTACAGAACTG GTTCACCATTGTTGCCGAAAGTCTACAGCAAGTTCGTCAGCAGCTCAAAAAGCTTGAGGAACTGGAACAGAAGTTTACCTATGACCCTGATCCcatcacaaaaaataaacaagttctGCAGGACCGAACATACAGTCTTTTCAAACAACTCATCCAGAG CTCCTTTGTGGTAGAGAGGCAGCCTTGCATGCCAACACATCCTCAGAGGCCATTAGTCCTGAAGACAGGAGTACAGTTTACTGTAAAGCTGAG ATTGCTGGTGAAATTGCAGGAGTTGAACTACAACTTGAAAGTGAAAGTTTTATTTGATAA AGATGTAAGTGAGAAGAACTCCGTCAAAGG GTTCAGgaaatttaatattttgggaACAAACACAAAAGTAATGAACATGGAAGAATCTACTAATGGAAGTCTAGCAGCAGAATTCAGGCACTTg caactgaaagaacagaaaaatgcaggaagCAGAACAAATGAG gGTCCTCTCATTGTAACTGAAGAGCTTCACTCTCTGAGTTTTGAGACgcagctgtgccagcctggCTTGGTAATAGACCTAGAG ACCACCTCCCTTCCCATTGTTGTGATCTCAAACGTGAGCCAGCTTCCAAGTGGATGGGCTTCTATCTTATGGTTCAACATGCTGTCTACTGATCCCaag AATTTGTCCTTCTTTCTGAATCCACCTTATGCAAAGTGGTCTAAACTTTCTGAAGTTCTGAGTTGgcagttttcttctgtaacaAAGAGAGGACTTAATGCAGATCAGCTGAACATGTTGGGGGAGAAGCTACTTG GACCAACAAGCGGAGGATCTCACGATGGCCTTATTCCTTGGACAAGATTCTGCAAG gaaaatataaatgataaaaatttcCCCTTTTGGCTGTGGATTGAGGGAATCCTGGAGCTTATTAAGAAACACCTCCTGTGTCTCTGGAATGATGG CTGCATCATGGGTTTCATCAGTAAAGAGAAAGAACGTGCTTTATTGAAGGACCAGAGCCCAGGAACATTTTTACTAAGATTcagtgaaagcagcagagagggagcaATCACATTTACTTGGGTAGAAGGATCTCAAAACG AGCCCCAGTTCCATTCGGTGGAACCATACACCAAGAAGGAGCTCTCTGCTGTTACTTTCCCTGATATCATTCGCAACTACAAAGTGATGGCAGCTGAAAACATTCCAGAAAATCCACTGAGATTTCTGTACCCAGATATACCTAAAGACAATGCCTTTGGCAAATACTACTCCAGGCCTAAGGAGG cACCAGAGCCTATGGATTTGGATGGTCCCAAGGGAAATGGCTACATCAAGACTGAGTTAATCTCTGTATCTGAAGT GATCTGA